From the Jeongeupia sp. HS-3 genome, the window CGATGCGGATTTCGTTCTTGCGCTTCAGTTTGCCGCCCTGCACCCGGCTGGCGAAGGTATTGGTGCCGAGCGTGCCGGCCAGCAGGCCGAGCGCGTTGTCGTACTGGATCTTGGCCAGCGGCGAGGCGTTTTTCAGGTAGCGCTGTTTGCGCTCGGTGACAAAATCGTACAGCGCCTTGTCGGTCTGGATCGTGTTGCGCTCGGGGTATTTGCGTTCGAGCATGGCGCCCAGTTCACCCGCGTCGAGCAGGGCGTGCACTTGCGAAACCAGATGGGCCGGGTAGCCGGCGAGGAAGGAAAGTGAGCTCATGCCGGCATTTTACCCGCAGCCGGGCTCTCGCTTCCGGGCGGCTTGGGGCGTGAATCCTTGCCGGACAAACGTCACCGCCGCGCCGCGTGAGTGATGGAGCCATCCGGTACAATATGCGGTTTTACGCCGTCCCCACCGTTGCCATGTTGCGAATCACCGAAATCAAGCTGCCGCTGGATCATTCCGAAGACGCGCTGCGCGCCGCCATTCTCGAAAAGCTGGGCATCAAGCCGGCCGATCTGATCGAGTTCAGCGTGTTCCAGCGTGCCTACGATGCGCGCAAGAAGGCCAGTATCCTGCTGGTGTATTCGGTCGATTGCGAGCTGCGCAACGAGGCCGCGCTGCTGAAGCGTTTTGCCAAGGATCGCAATGTGCAGACTACGCCGGACATGGCTTATCGCTTTGTCGCGCAGGCGCCGGCGAATATAGCCAAGCGGCCGCTGGTGGTCGGTTTCGGCCCTTGCGGGCTGTTCGCGGCGCTGGTGCTGGCGCAGATGGGCTTCCGGCCCGTCGTGCTCGAGCGCGGCAAGGCGGTGCGCGAACGCACCAAGGACACCTGGGGCCTGTGG encodes:
- a CDS encoding M48 family metallopeptidase, whose amino-acid sequence is MSSLSFLAGYPAHLVSQVHALLDAGELGAMLERKYPERNTIQTDKALYDFVTERKQRYLKNASPLAKIQYDNALGLLAGTLGTNTFASRVQGGKLKRKNEIRIATLFREAPAPFLNMIVAHELAHLKEKDHNKAFYQLCCHMEPDYHQLEFDLRVWLTWREAR